The following are from one region of the Sorghum bicolor cultivar BTx623 chromosome 2, Sorghum_bicolor_NCBIv3, whole genome shotgun sequence genome:
- the LOC110432485 gene encoding uncharacterized protein LOC110432485 produces the protein MPRRGKSSKPSYGRTTGSPYIHKPLPSGVPVPMCFCGDPCKVEISEDEETYRQRYWMCSNFAWEPTPKQRRSNFITPPPLCDFEQWIDTEVKESDKRLLQGLKEWDAERAEILEKRRREEAQKREHKEEEERRRVAAAREEREKKLERVRRAKAAIDENPDAQRKGKWPRCTQ, from the exons ATGCCACGTCGTGGAAAAAGTAGCAAACCAAG CTATGGCCGGACGACCGGTAGTCCGTACATCCACAAGCCGCTTCCTAGCGGTGTTCCAGTACCTATGTGCTTTTGTGGTGATCCTTGCAAGGTAGAAATTTCGGAAGACGAGGAAACCTATCGGCAGAGGTATTGGATGTGTTCGAATTTTGCCTGGGAGCCTACGCCAAAACAACGCCGCAGTAACTTTATT ACCCCTCCACCATTGTGTGATTTTGAGCAGTGGATCGACACTGAGGTTAAGGAGTCCGACAAGCGGCTTCTACAAGGCCTAAAGGAGTGGGATGCAGAGCGTGCAGAGATATTAGAGAAGAGACGTAGAGAGGAGGCTCAAAAGAGGGAGcacaaggaagaggaggaaagaAGACGTGTTGCTGCGGCTCGGGAGGAGAGGGAAAAGAAGCTTGAGCGTGTGCGCCGAGCGAAGGCAGCTATTGATGAGAATCCAGATGCCCAGAGGAAGGGAAAGTGGCCTCGTTGCACTCAGTAG
- the LOC110432259 gene encoding NEP1-interacting protein-like 1 has translation MDHSVPSPSSSPRTAAAAPGGPCCRFDALRRACARHAAVAARAAGWTLGALLTCVFAVVGSLVGIFIGAFMGMSTESGMFRGAGVGAVSGAVFSIEAVESCIEIWRSSHSGKYSILFVLDIISSLFSGRIVWEKVSPALQRAVQSQMSLMSTPFIDNNDLFETGSTGGMSRDLIDRIPKMRFSAASNCDQETDSSCCSVCLQDFGAQQFVRALPQCQHIFHVRCIDNWLLRHASCPLCRAGVHIDHIHM, from the exons ATGGATCATTCGGTGCCTTCCCCCTCCTCTTCTCCCCGgaccgccgccgctgctcccGGCGGCCCCTGCTGCCGCTTTGACGCGCTGCGGCGGGCGTGCGCCAGgcacgccgccgtcgccgcgcgGGCCGCCGGGTGGACGCTCGGCGCGCTGCTCACCTGCGTCTTCGCCGTCG TAGGCTCACTCGTCGGAATCTTCATCGGTGCCTTCATGGGGATGTCCACGGAGAGCGGCATGTTCCGCGGGGCTGGCGTCGGAGcagtttctggagcagtcttcTCCATTGAGGCTGTTGAGTCCTGCATcgagatttggaggtccagccatTCGGGAAAATACAGCATTCTCTTTGTG CTGGACATCATCTCTAGCCTCTTCAGCGGAAGAATTGTGTGGGAGAAAGTCAGTCCAGCGCTACAGCGTGCAGTGCAAAGCCAG ATGAGTCTAATGAGCACACCATTCATCGACAACAATGACCTTTTTGAAACTGGCAGTACTGGAGGCATGTCAAGGGATTTGATTGATAGGATCCCAAAGATGAGGTTCAGTGCTGCAAGCAACTGTGATCAGGAAACTGATAGCAGCTGCTGCTCAGTCTGCCTCCAG GATTTCGGAGCACAACAATTTGTGAGGGCCCTGCCTCAGTGCCAACACATATTCCACGTGCGGTGCATCGACAATTGGCTCCTTCGGCACGCGTCTTGCCCACTATGCCGGGCCGGTGTTCATATAGACCATATACATATGTAA